Genomic segment of Bubalus kerabau isolate K-KA32 ecotype Philippines breed swamp buffalo chromosome 6, PCC_UOA_SB_1v2, whole genome shotgun sequence:
tactttcactttttactttcatgcgttggagaaggaaatggcaacccactccagtgttcttgcctggagaatcccagggacgggggagcctggtgggctgccgtctctggggtcgcacagttggacacgactgaagcgactaagcagcagcagcagcaagtgtatacatatataaataatctaGATTTGTTATAATAACTTAAGACGTTATAGAAGAAGGCGCtttatttcctaaaatatttgCCAAGTAAATCCTTGAAAAAACAAGTTTCATTAGAGCATTTAAAATAAGTACAATGAAATGTTTTATGCTTCCATACACAGCATCCTGTGCATGCTTTTGCCATTAGCACATGCTTCATAATTAAAGTGATCTGTTTACTTTCTCTTCATTGGATCATGAACTCTTTGAGAACAGAGACTGTATCTTTTAACCTTTTATCTCCTGTACTTAATACAGTACCTGGTACCTAACAGGTCCTCAGtgaaatttgttgaatgaatgaatgattgcttttctttgggaaacAGAATTAAAggcaattatttttcttcctacttTTTTACACTGTCAAATTTCTTTAATTATTactaaaagtatataaaatatgtcaTTATATTACTTTGAATTTTAAGAATATAAGGCTGTCGTATCATAGAGGAGTTGTACTCCACAGCCACAGATTTCCCCTAGCATTAACATTATTATAAGCTGAGATGGAACTGAAATATAGACTGTGCCTATTCCTACAAATTTAAAGTCGCTATTAATAAAGCATCTACAAACTGTAAGGCATTGCACTTGAATTCACAGAACAAGCATTAGTAAGACATAGTCTGCCTTGAAGGGATGTACAACCTAGGAGAGTGTGAAAACAAAGGTACAACATAGAAAGTGCAGTATGAGACATGAGAGAAAAAGTTCTACAGTAAttcgaaggaaaaaaaaatcatatctgaCAAAAAAGTAAAAGCTTCAAGGAGATGTTTcaagtggttttaaaaaataagaattttaagagGTGAAGATGGGAAGAGAATGTATTCCAAACATTCCAGAGTTCAGATCGAGGTCACAACATGAATAAAATGATGGCAGAGAATAATGAGGCGTATCTACACAGTAGTGAGCTGCAGGTTTTCCATAAGGTTGAGCCCACATTATGAAGGATCATGGTGGTCAAGTTCAGGAATCTGTATTTAATTCAGCAGGCAAATGGGAAACAGGTAAGATTTTTAAGTCAGGAGTAATAGGTTAAGAGTTGTGAGCTTTAGTACAAGTAATTTAATAACATTGTATTTGTGAGATACATTATAGTGGAAAGCACTTGAAAGTGGGAAATCCAGTAGATGACTATTTCCTATAGTCCTAATGACTATATTAGGATGACTAATTCCTATAGAATTCCTATAACACAGGGGTCTCCAACCCCTGGGCTGCAGACTGGTATTGGTCCTTGGCCTGTTAGGGACCAGACTGCATGGCGGGAGGTGAGCCTTGGGTGAGCGAGTGTAGCCAAGCTTCATCTGCTACTCCCCACAGATCGCATTACCTGAACACCACCATACAAGGCCAGACCACTGCTCTGGCTGCCCTCCCTCTGAGCCCTTCTGTAgagaaactgtcttccatgaaacctgtCCCTGGTggcaaaaaggctggggactacTGCTGTAAGAGACTAGTTACACCAAGGTAATGGGAAAGAACAGATAGACACTGGAAAAGTAGAATCTATGGAACCTAGCGTGCATGCGtggtcagttgcttcagttgtatatgactctttgtgaccgtggctcctttgtccatgggagtctccaggcaagaacactggagtgggttgccatgccttcctctaggaatctttccaacccagggattgaacccatgtctcctctgtctcctgcactgcaggcagatttttcactgcTAAGCCACCATGGAAATCCCAGAGAACCTAGAAGTTGCCTTACTTAGGAATGGTGGCAGAAAGAGACAGGAAGGATGAGGCAGAAGCAAGAGTTGAAGATGACTGTGGCTAGAACACTGATACCAGAATATTAGGAAATACAAGGCAAAAACAAGAATAGCTGAAAATAAGGAGGCAAATAAATGGACCATGTTCATTTCCACATCTGCATTTTGATGAACACCACTTGAAATCATCCTTCCATTGTGCTAACAAAGGGCTCTGCACCTGGTTTAGCAATGGGGTGATGGCATCATCGCAGCGATCTAAAATAAGTAGCAGCGGAGGGACCTCAGTCCGCCGGAATTCAAACAGTTCATATTCTTTAGTTATCACTTGCTGTGGGTAAGAGAGAAAGACGTTTGGTCAACCAATTGGTAGCAGATAGAGATGACATAAATAGAAAATTCATACATAAAAACCACATTTGCAATAGTTTTTTTGCACTTTCACAGGCCTTCCATAAAAGGATTCAAAAGCTTGACAAAATTTTAGTAGCATTCTGTTTAAGGAGTTAGGATTTGAAACTcttattttacaagtggtttaACCGGATCAAAAGAAGTTAAGTAGCTTGCAAATGTTTCCTGAGTTAAACCTAAGAATCTTAGCTCTAATTTGTTGCCTTAGGTCTTAAAATATAATTCCTACCTCTTTGCCAATAAACCTAACAAATCATCTCCTTGGTTTCAGATAAAATATTCCTTTAGTTTTGGAAATATGATAAGGAAATGAATGGTCTTGATGTTTTGGAACTGGGGATACAGAATGCCATACCTTAACACATTCTGCAAGTCTCTTTGCTGCTTCTGATGAAAGCTGATAACGAATCATCGGACATTTCTTCAGAGATAAAAGGAGAGCTGTCAGACCTTGAGTTGTTCTGGATAGTTGGACTGGATCCCAATTTCGACCCTTTTTGTTAAAAACATACATTCATAGaacatatttgaattttttcttacaAGTCCAATTACTTACTGAATTAACTTCCATctgataaataaacaaacaaaagccttCCTTCTTTCCATACCTGGCAGCAACCCAAAATATTGAGGGAAAACAAATGTGGATTCACAGCAATGTAATCACCATAAAATTCCTACAAACAAAGCACCAAGATCAGTCAGTTATTCCACAAACTCCTAACTGTATCATgcaataatatttttcatatgtgATATAATACTATGTGATATAATCAAGTTGGAGGAAATGcaggtataaaaaagaaaaattgatcaATTAACAATTGAGTAACAACAGTCAGTGTGAGGGGATTAATAAGACAATTAtagaatagaagcaaaaataaatcttaaaaaaaaacccaatcaaaaaacaaaagttGTATAAGTATACATATCATATTTAAGGAGACTTTTcaattagtaaaaataaaacactgctaAAGATATACAGTGTTACACTCAGATGAGTAAGAACATTGCTGTCCAGTGTATTCTCATGAGGgagaatgtgatttaaaataggtcattcttttttattcatttatcaccTAGCACATCCTTATAAAAATCCAAAACTTGCTTATTTGCTCCCCTGAGGATGACATTCTTCACTGAGGTGATAAAAGTGTTTAAAACATTTGTGCTAAATGTGTTCAAGAACACTAAAGGGTTTAAGAAGGAAAAGGTAACATGAAATGTTCTAATGTGAGGTATTTCATAGCATGTAGAATATTGAAGAGTTTCCAAGTTTTAACCTAATGACCAATCTGCTTATTCCCAAAGCAAGATAATCACAAACAGAACTTTAACAAACTCATTCATCCTTTACTTCCTATTCTCTTCCAATCAGACATAAATTATAACTGTGCAGATGAACATTCTTATAGCATAGCTCATAAGACTACCTTTATAAAACATAACTGCCTCTGACTCCAACCCTCCCTACCAATCCAGTACCATTCCAATCTCCTTATTCCCACTGACTTCTTTAATTCTATTCCCATTCATTTATACTTCTTCCaaactttctatatatatatgagtaGAGTGTGATGCAATGCACATTTATTGTGTCTGATCAACAGCTTCCTTTCTTAAGAGATAGCACTTTCCTTATTTATAGACTCAAATCTTTCAAAAGGGCCAATAAAAGAGATGTGTTAGAGGAACAATATATTTACCTGAACCTCAGCCACAACTTCCTGTTCATCAGCTTCAGCTAATGACTTCACATCACTCTTGCTTATCACATTACTGAAATCTGAAACAGACATGTAAGATGTGGTTTACTCAGAGGAGATAATTTTTGTTACAATTAGACATAAAGGGGCCTGACAGTTAAAGTCTAATAAACTAAGTGAAGTTTAGTATATGTGGTACTATACTTTACATTGTGGTATATGTCAAACACCTTCACATTGGAATGAATAACACAAATATGTTTAAATCTGTAAATtcataatactaaaaaaaaaaaaggaaccatcATTATAGGCATTGGAGGATGTCAGGGAACCAAATCATTATATTGAAAAGAGCAAATACTtaggaaaaaataagtatttgtccttttatatCCCAACTGTACCATCAGATAACCAAATAGTATTAATAGATGAGGGGAAACTCTTTATAGCAATTTTCCAGCTAAAAAGCAAAGCAGGAATAACGATAGAATTTAAAacaccatttttttcccccaactcctAATGAATCAATGGACAGAAATATTGAGCATTAACCTTTGCTAGTGTCGCAGTAAGACAGTCAACGGAAGCACACAACACTGCTGATGAAAGTCTtgtcaaaaagaaatcaaatctgAATTTAATTAAACCTGTGTATCCAAGTACCAATTTATAGGAACTGAAGGATAGTTCTTTAAATTGCAAAGAGCATGTTAAACTATCCCATGTGGATGTAATCAGCGAGATCCAGGCTGAAGGAAACTAACAGAAGGAGGCGGTTTAGTGGTTTATTCAATAAATAGACTGTGTGGGGGTGAAGTTAGAGAGAGGAACTATAGAAGATTCAAGAAATTTCAACAATGAATCTTCCAATAGCAATGTGtggaccttgctgctgctaagtcgcttcagtcgttttggactctgtgcgaccccatagagggcctcctaccaggctccttgctATGATCCTAATTCAAACAAACTGAGCAGGGAAAAAAAGGCATGAAAGAATTTGAAATTTGAGCACTGAATGAATACTTGCATAAATAGGGATTACTTTTCATTGTTTGGATGTACTaatggtcttttttaaaaatgagtcctTATCATTTAAAGATGCACATGGAAATATTTATGGATGAAATCATACAATCTGTTAGATGTTCTTCAATATAATGTTGATGAGGGAGTAGATAGCAGTACAGCTAAAACAAGATTGGTCATGGTACAGTAACTGTAGAAACTGGGTGATGGGTACATGGGGATTTATTAGGCTATTCTGTCtacttttgtatatatttgaaaacttccacaacaaagtctttttaaaaataaaggatggGATACTAATACTAATACAAGATATTTAGTACACATaagaatatacaaaaatacaATCATTAAAAAATGACATAAGCAGAAGGCCAGTTTAGTGCTGATATAAATTGTGCTGAAAGtctataaagaataaaatcactatatataaactcattttcagttcagttgctcagtcgtgtctgactctttgcaaccccatgaactgcagcacaccaggcctccctgtccatcaccaactcctggagttcactcagactcacgtccatcgagtcagtgatgccatccagccatctcatcctctgtcgtccccttctcctcctgcccccaatccctcccagcatcagggtcttttccaatgagtcaactcttcgcatgaggtggccaaagtactggagtttcagctttagcatcagtccttccaaagaaatcccagggctgatctcctttagaatggactggttggatctccttgcagtcgaagggactctcaagagtcttctccaacaccacagtttaaaggcatcaattcttcggccctcagctttcctcacagtctaactctcacatccatacaggacgactggaaaaaccatagccttgactagacggacctttgttggcaaagtaatgtctctgcttttgaatatgctatctaggttggtcataactttccttccaaggagtaagcgtcttttaatttcatggctgcagtcaccatctgcaatgattttggagccccccaaaataaagtctgacactgtttccccatctatttcccatgaagtgatgggaccagatgccatgatcttcattttctgaatgttgagttttaagccaacttttccactctcctctttcaccttcatcaagaggctttttagttcctcttcactttctgccataagggtggtgttatctgcatatctgaggttattgatgtttatttctttttttttttttttaattctcagtctCTTTATTGTGCAAAACCATCAACTGGGTGTGGGGAGGATGCAGGAGGGTTAAATGAGCCATCGTCCAGGGCCCACCACACAAAGGAAGTCTCCAACTTCTATTCCCCTTCTTCCCAATCTTCATAAAATACGTAGATTATTCAGTAATCTTCAAAGAGAAAAGTCTGTGGTTGAAGGTTTTTCCTTGGGACTGGTCACAGGCTTACACTTTTTAAAGTACAGGCCAGACTAAGCCAGAAGGGCCTAAAGGATTAAGATTCCTTGAGGGGAAAATCTCAGCACTAACTCTGCACCTTGGCCTGTTTGTTGGGGTTTAATCTAGGCTAAGTAGGCTGCGTGGCGCCACCGTGAGGAATAATGAGACCAGAGCCTGATGGAGACGTCGGGCAGCACACGGTGATTGACGCGCTGGCCCTGCTTGGAGGGCAAGCCTTCTCCCTCCACCAGACAAGATATTTCCCTCCCTCCAGTGAAACAGGGGGCCGCAACAGTGGGGGCCTTCCGAGAGGGTGCCTGTCATTGCCCTGGATGCCTCTTAAAAGTCAGAAGCGATACCCTCCCCATCTAGGCATAGCCAAACAGGGGAAACATAAATAAAAGGCCCGGGCCTCAGGCAAGGCTTGTGGTGACACAAGGGCAGGGCCCCTGAGGTGCCGGGGACTGACAGGAGAGGAAGCACTGGAGCAGGGGTCCTATTTGTCCTTCTTGCTCTCCTCATCTGGCACAGCAGCAGGCACCGCGGCCACAGGCTGCTCCTCGAGGATCTTATCTCCAGCCTTTGACAGCTTCTTGGCCCGCTGATAGAGCTCATTCAGGTTGAACTCTCGGATCACATTCTCCTCCGAGAACGTCCAAGAGACAGCCCGGCCCTTCTTGTCGATCTGCGGCAGCCGCATGACCTCCTTCCCACCTTGGAACAGGATCAGGGTAGGCAGCTGCTTGGTGAGGGGTGACGTGCTCACTTTGTACCGTATACTAATGTCAGTGTAGCGTCCAACGTCCACCTTCCCAAAATTCAGCCCCATACAGTTGTACTTGAGCGAGAGGTCAGCGTAGATAGGGGCAAATGACTGGCAGTCACTAGACCAGTTGGCGAAGAACTCCACGATCCAAGTTACCCTCTTGTCCCGCTCCAGCTCCTCATCAATGGTTTTGTCACTGAAGTACTTGATGTACTCAGGGCCCATATACAGGGGGGGTTTGCATGTCATCAGGAACACTATGCAGAGCGTGATGTAAAGCAGGCCCATACGGATATCCAGGCGGAAGAAAAGAATTGCATTGGCCACCTTACTGAACATGAAGATGTTGCCTACATGCTGTTCCATGGTGATGGACCTGCGGTTCTTCATCATCACGATGGCGCTGAGAAACATCAGGATCTCCACTTCTCTCTTGTCCAACTCACCGGTTCCTCAACAGGCTTTACTAACGAGCAACACTGGAAGAGAGTGCGAGTGCCCAGTTTGGGGAGGACTGGTCGAGCATGGACTGGGCGGTGGGAAGGAGCTTGGACTCTGATGtttatttcaattaaataaaacTGTGAAATTGCTCCACCCAAGACATTTCAACAGTCTATTTTTCCTAGGCTTAGTGCTAACTACtttaacatatataattttttccttcGACTTCATAGATTCACAGCCTAAATCAATCTCTAGAACCAGAAGAGTAAATATTAGActtattattcattattaatCTTGGCCACTGTATCAGATAACTCTTCAGAGGAAGAAGGAGTCTTTTATCTCATGATCTATTCACTTTTTAGCTAAGAGACTCAGCAAAACAGTGATTCTATTAAATGTGCACATAGATTTGGCAGCATGGAGAATCAATTTCTttctataaatgtgtgtgtgtgtgtggctgaataGAAAAGTTTCTATACTTTCCTATCCTAAGTACCTCGCTTGTAATCAGATTAAAAAACTACTGAATGACTAAATAtgtatcagaatggctaaaatgaaaaccaGGGACAACACTAAATGCTTGTTAGGATACAAAGAAATTAGATTGCCTAGATATTGCtactggaaatgtaaaatggcataGTTATTCCAGAAAACattcagttgttttttaaaaacattaaacatgcagctaccatatgacccagcaattgatCCCTGGGAATTATGTATtacagagaaataaagacttacgttcacacaaaaacctgtacacaagTATTTATAACAACTTTATTTGTATTAGCCCAAACTAGAAACAACTCAGATGTCCTTCATTATGTGAACagttaaacaaattgtggtacagTCATATCatggaataaattaaaaaaaaaaatttttttttaaatcaagtattGATACGCAACAACCTGGATGAATCGTTAAagaattatgctgaatgaaaaaaaGCCAATTTCAGAAGGTtatatactgcatgattccatttatataacattattgaaatgacaaaattatacaaATGGAAAAGaggttggtggttgccagaggttacTGAGGAGCCTGGGATGGGAGGAAAGTAGACAAAATGCAATGTGAGGGATCCTAGGAAGATGGAAATGCTTTGCATCCTTACTGTATCAATGTCAATATGGTATGATGTGATACCCAACTATAGTTATGTAAGATGCTTCATTAGGGGACACTGGGTAAACAGTATATGGGATctatgtattatttcttacaactgtatgtgaatctacaattatctcaaaagaaaaagtttaattgAAAAGGAAAACCTGTGATTATTAaccaaaaagaaaacactgacaaaaacaaaagtaggataatagaaatgaataaaattgccTATTTCTACCCCGAGGTTGTTTTAAAGGCTTAATTTTTGGTACCATTATTAAATTGTAATATATCCTGAAGAAAGTATGTATGTCTTAGACTATAGTCTAAACCCAAAAACTCCAAAGCTTTTAAGTAACCTACATTAATGTTATAAAGATCAATAATGACATCTAGAGGAGAAAAGATGTAACTTCCAAAGCAAAAtgtattagattaaaaaaaaaaaaatccatataaatTGTATGATAACCACAAACCTAGTTTATTTCCAGGCCTCcacctctcttcccctccccaaaAGTTGTGCAAATAGGACATATGTATCTGATGACTTTTACTTTCAAGTGTTAcataaagttgcaaagagaaGAATGGTATGTAAACTAAATCTCTGCTTTTCCAATAAACACAACTACATCCTCcctctaaataaataaatcggctctgtgcctcagttcatAACAGTGTAAAATAGGAATaagtatacatacattttttGGCAAAGGGGAATGTGAAAGTTAACTACTTACAACTTTTGACttattaagaaatatgaaaggCAAGGTAAaacttaaattgttttttttaacctaagCAGTCAATAATGAGTGGAAACCACATTTAGCTCTCAGAAACAGAATGCTGGTCCAATTGACTGGTAATACTTTGAAGGACAAAACACCCACCAGACTCTTAAGAGTGATGGATTCAATTAATTTACTCATGATATGCAGTAGCTAGTAGAACATATTAGCTAGGATTTAGTTACATGATTGAACAGGTGAAAAAAtacttacaaataaaatatatactgtatTTAGGTCTTCGGAGCTCCTGAATCAGATAATCCACATTCTCCTAGAAaagaacaagcaaacaaaatgagaaaaaccaCTTAAGTGATGAAGTAATAAGTATGTATCATCCATTGATTTATTTAAGTATTTACTAAGAGTCTACTGTGCTGAGGTCTAGATTAAGTGTACCTATATCGGGAGGGGTGAGGACTGGGGATAAAAGAGATACATTAAATATAATGATCAAATCATATGTGATATAGCTGTACTGCTCTGGCCAAattagttattaaaaaatataaagtacaTAGATGTTGAAATACAACATAAAATAGGTAATAATTATGCAAATTTGCCTCAAGCTGTTTGTAAACTTGTATTCATCTCatcaaaattcttatttttctgtagAATATCAAAATTTGTCTAAAATATTTTAGACACATTTAAAAACCAACATTCAAGAGAAAATATAGTTAATTATATTCACTTGGGCTTTTAACTTATTGGGACCAAAGGTGGCAGAACTGCAGTATTTCTGAAGTATTTATAAATGGTAGGCTAAGGCCTTTTGTATAattgcattatttaaaaataaaacatgaaatttagaaataaaaaacaactgATTTTCAAATGGTCAAAACATAATTCCAATTACGTAAGATCATAATGAAGGTTTTATCTACTTTTGAAACTATAACATATGGCTAAATTTCAGTATAAAGTTGATCTCCAAACTATACATgatataaaatatcatttttgaatgttaaaaaacCATACATTTCCTTACAGAATGAAAAGTAATGTAAGCAATACATATTGCttgttaaatggaaaaaagaccttaaaaattgtcatttaaattttaaactatattaaaaattaactttaaatgtaatcttaaagaaaaattgtTTCTAAGAACACATTTTGAGCTTGAGAGAACATATACATAAGGCTGTGAAAGAGCTTCTCTAATAAAAAAAAGTCAGGCAATGATGGACTAAATTATCTTTAAAACCCCTCTCAGAACTAAAATTTCATGACTAATAAACAATTGGAAACTACTATAACAGAAGAATTACTTGATATATTAATTAATTCAGAACTACTTATTGAGTATCTGCTATGTGGTAGACACTGGGGACATAGTAGTGTGAAAATATGGACATCATCTCTGCTTTCCTGGAATTTACTGCTGGTACATGAGACATATTAATTAATCATACTAACCATATGAGACTTCAACCATGACAAGTAATAGGCTGGAGAAGATGCTGCTATAAGTACTTATAAGAGGGGGATTTGACCTGGTCAGCAAGGCCAGGAAAGATTTGCTTGAGGGAGTGAAGATGGTCCAGGTAAACAGAGAAACCTGTGCAAAGGTCCTGCGGCATGATGGAATATAGTGGACTGAAAGAATAGTGTGGCTAAGACCAAATGGGGAATGGTTTGAAATGAGGCTATAGAAATAGTAGGAACTAGACCATACAGGGCCTTGCATGCCACACTTAAGAAGGAGTTGTGTGTTTATCATAAAAGCAATGAGAAATCATTCAAGGATTTCAAGCGTGGTGACATGGTCAGATTTTCATCTTGGAAAGTACATAATATACAAGCACTGGAGTTaagaacataaatataaaacaagagaATATACAAAATAAGACAGAAATAGTAAAGGATTTTTAAAGGAGGATTCATGTTAGATTTAGAAGATAATGGACAAAAAATGactgaaggctgctgctgctgctaagttgcttcagttgtgtccgactccatgcaactccatagacggcagcctaccaggctccaccgtccctgggattctccaggcaagaacactggagtgggttgccatttccttctccaatgcatgaaagtgaaaagtgaaagtgaagccgctcagtcatgtccgactcttagtgaccccatggtctgcagcctaccaggctcctccatccatgggattttccaggcaagagtactggagtggggtgccattgccttctccgacagaaaGCTAAAGAACCTTTAATTAGgagaaaagaacaaacagaggGCAGGAGTGAGCATGTAGAAGGATCATACAAAGGCCTATTTGGCTGCAGTGGAGGAGCAGAGATAGGACATACAAGACTGAATACCTAAGGGCAGACCAGGCCGGCTAGAGGGCCCTGAGGGCTACTAAATATGTCAGGGAAGTAAAATTGAGCCATTAAAGATTCCTGAACATAGAtatgaataaaatgataaagactcAAAACACTGACGTAAGTAGGTAAGATTAAATGGTAATGGTGTTCAGTGTGATAGGTGTGGAGTTTCATTCAGAATAAAGAGATGTGGGTCTCAGGGCAGTTAGTGGcgttgcaaatagctgagaatctACAAAACATCTTGAAGGAAATCTAGCTGTGAGGAGTGACTGAGATATGAAAGTCATGGTTATAACTGATAAGCCAGTATAATTATGATGCCACAAACGAtgataatagaaatttattttgtcttcatAATACTTCTAGATCATAGTGTGCTGTATTTGCCTAAGCAGATGGCAGCTGTTTATGTAGTACCTTGGTAGGTCGAAGAAAACAAATTGCTTTCAGGTGTTTCATGATCTCTCGATTTTGAGAATCAATGCGTTCAAAAAGGTACACTTCCTTCTGGAGAATTTCTGATTGTGTGTACACCATACTCACTATGCCagtctgtaaagaaaaaaattaactaataTTATGCTAGtccagaatattaaaaacaagcaGCAATAcctaagacttaaaaaaatttttttttcattaatactACTTACTGGGATAACTTAAATACTAACATATGtaataacatttactgagcatctaaaATAATAAGTAATGTACCAAAATGAAATGCTCTCTCTGAACACGGACAACCCATAAATTGACAAAAAATTTCCCACCATcttaagagttcttttttttttttaattttgtgatgaTAAATAATAACCTGTCATCTCAGTTTGAGCTCTAATAGCCTTACTTTAAAAACACAACGCTGAGTGGAAACAACAGGGCAATCCCAAAGTCTTCCCAGTGGTCTGTCTTATATATCATTTCTTGGCAGAGGCATTTAGAAAAAGATTTCTGATTTCAATCCATTGTTTTGGGTACAAGAAGACTCTCTGGCAGTGGTTAGAATCATTCAGAGTGAAAACCATCTAGGCAAGCTTTATAAAGCCTTTCAGTTCCATGctaaacttaaaatctttaatTAAATGCTAAACCCTACACTGGAATGGGACCAGCTATTGCAAGGGAGGAGGGTTCCCCCCCAAACACTGAGCAAAAGCAAACTCACCGTCTCTTTATCCATGAGAAGTACTTTCATGCCAGGTCCGCTGTCCTCTATCATTTTGGAAATGTATTGCTTTACAGCAAAAACCACGTTCATGGTGGCGAACTGACAGGTTAGCCCTATAGCTCTTCCCACCCCccgtttttctttctaaattaacCCCCGTTCTTTTGGCCGGGTCTCAGCAACTTCCTCCCCGGCCAGCTCTGGCTTCCGGAAGTCCGGCCGCAGTGGTTTCGGGAGTTGTAGTTCCGCTACGCGG
This window contains:
- the LOC129654794 gene encoding thioredoxin-related transmembrane protein 2-like, with translation MFLSAIVMMKNRRSITMEQHVGNIFMFSKVANAILFFRLDIRMGLLYITLCIVFLMTCKPPLYMGPEYIKYFSDKTIDEELERDKRVTWIVEFFANWSSDCQSFAPIYADLSLKYNCMGLNFGKVDVGRYTDISIRYKVSTSPLTKQLPTLILFQGGKEVMRLPQIDKKGRAVSWTFSEENVIREFNLNELYQRAKKLSKAGDKILEEQPVAAVPAAVPDEESKKDK